Proteins from a genomic interval of Yarrowia lipolytica chromosome 1E, complete sequence:
- a CDS encoding uncharacterized protein (Compare to YALI0E05489g, similar to Saccharomyces cerevisiae RGD2 (YFL047W); ancestral locus Anc_8.4, weakly similar to uniprot|P43556 Saccharomyces cerevisiae YFL047w) produces MSRIACFEVLYVLFRGLYRIELPVDVLDRLSRLSPSQTPSQTLPYLPCFRWKLTPNCSSRLYENNTLNTITTTTTHTTHPQALTMPSFADSFWSSDYAAGLGVVFDQLDKGCNENDEVLALVNARMEAEEAYGNRLKEIPTQFGETKKTGGFFASKNGALDEGASLKKAYEGVLHEMGEEGKAHLTIASNMRDMVHLPFSKWADEHRQRVQYSYKVLRSKVKSYDKEYVEVQRAQKRYFNKCRLYEELKESSGETVTPATSASPASIDRQRSASTASDATTIVSKPSINHHSRAESITVSDPSRELSDIGGQVFSSAELGNLMKKALQDIKRADLKVAILGTYENVSSGDQIVSWIQQNVPIPSDSSAVAFAERFGQDLVTQGYLRLVGQVGSKFANSSAFSYQWRKKAFIVAGLQDDDDSLEATVDKVRPFVGEYLGETLSSYVSSRGAPTDESPIQRALREVSELDSRYKIQVAKLDDVRCTLEESVIDHLKFMERCESDRLKAVKAVFLDFLAAASNSLPALQSSVERLLLFQEAIHPAADLRFLVESFRTGPFTPKVTVYDNYYNSSDSQTTFGLDLELRCRGDRRKVPSIVSTVLNHMDDQYPLLDNDEVRLNVWTVSVSLKTTHALRKELNTGKPVDKAILKKYELPVAASILKLYLLELPDSLVPHQYYDVVKRLYSAGPGGQPPSPEERIQSLQNTFAQLLVSNIATLDAITTHLARLIRLTNAGDEYILQLSQELSHCFLRPRVESPVTFGDRHAYRLVNDLLVYRDQIFPELKRKNSAFRSSNSISKKSTKSESRDSSRGGAVPTFSDSPVRRQSLKNRLEAITKSEQDAKESAANAESSSGTESPGKDIPPPLPDKRPLKGKDNEGGAPPVPEKDVKDGKGPKGKVGKMYDQENNTGSFSSVSSSAMFNVQLEDGKESIVIDD; encoded by the coding sequence AAATAACACGctcaacaccatcaccaccaccactacaCATACAACACATCCCCAAGCACTCACTATGCCCAGCTTTGCAGACTCGTTCTGGTCGTCGGACTACGCGGCCGGTCTGGGGGTGGTGTTTGACCAGCTCGACAAGGGCTGTAACGAAAACGACGAGGTTCTGGCGCTTGTCAATGCTCGAATGGAGGCTGAAGAGGCCTATGGAAACcgtctcaaggagatccCGACGCAGTTTGgcgagaccaagaagactGGCGGGTTTTTTGCGTCCAAAAACGGAGCTCTGGACGAAGGAGCGTCTCTCAAAAAGGCCTATGAGGGGGTGCTTCACGAGATGGGAGAAGAGGGAAAGGCCCATCTGACTATCGCCTCTAACATGCGAGATATGGTGCATTTGCCCTTCTCCAAATGGGCGGACGAACATCGGCAACGTGTCCAGTACTCGTATAAGGTGCTGCGATCCAAGGTCAAGAGTTACGACAAGGAGTACGTGGAGGTACAGAGAGCCCAGAAACGGTACTTCAACAAGTGCCGGCTTtacgaggagctcaaggaaaGCAGTGGCGAGACGGTTACCCCGGCTACAAGCGCCTCTCCAGCTTCGATCGACCGTCAGCGATCAGCTTCCACTGCCTCTGACGCTACTACCATTGTCAGCAAGCCCAGTATCAACCACCATTCGAGAGCAGAGTCGATAACTGTTTCCGATCCCTCACGTGAGCTGTCGGATATTGGAGGACAGGTCTTTTCTTCTGCTGAGCTTGGGAATCTCATGAAGAAAGCCCTTCAGGATATCAAACGTGCCGATCTCAAGGTCGCGATCCTGGGAACATACGAAAACGTGTCTTCTGGCGATCAGATTGTGTCATGGATTCAACAGAACGTCCCCATTCCTTCGGATTCGTCAGCTGTGGCTTTTGCTGAGCGATTTGGACAGGATCTCGTGACCCAGGGCTATTTGCGGCTGGTGGGCCAGGTTGGATCCAAATTCGCAAACTCGTCTGCCTTCAGCTACCAATGGCGAAAGAAGGCTTTCATCGTGGCTGGACTTCAGGACGATGACGACTCTCTGGAGGCTACAGTCGACAAAGTACGTCCTTTTGTAGGCGAGTATCTTGGAGAGACGCTCTCTTCATACGTTTCTTCTCGAGGCGCTCCCACAGATGAGTCTCCTATTCAGCGCGCCCTTCGAGAGGTGTCTGAGCTGGATTCTCGATACAAAATCCAGGTTGCTAAGCTTGACGATGTGCGATGTACCCTGGAGGAGTCCGTCATTGACCACCTTAAGTTCATGGAGCGATGCGAGAGTGATCGACTCAAGGCTGTCAAGGCTGTGTTCCTTGATTTCCTTGCAGCTGCTTCTAACTCGCTTCCCGCTCTTCAGTCGTCTGTGGAACGACTGCTGCTCTTCCAGGAGGCTATTCATCCTGCCGCCGATCTGCGGTTCCTTGTCGAGTCGTTCCGAACAGGTCCTTTCACTCCCAAGGTGACAGTCTACGACAACTACTACAACTCGTCCGATTCGCAGACGACTTTCGGCCTGGACTTGGAACTGCGTTGTAGGGGAGACAGAAGGAAGGTGCCGTCCATTGTATCTACCGTTCTCAATCATATGGACGACCAGTACCCTCTTTTGGACAATGACGAAGTGCGTCTTAATGTGTGGACTGTTTCTGTCAGTCTGAAGACAACTCATGCCCTGAGAAAGGAATTGAATACAGGAAAACCAGTGGACAAGGCGATTCTCAAAAAGTACGAGCTCCCCGTTGCTGCATCCATTCTCAAGCTGTATCTTTTGGAGCTTCCCGATTCATTGGTTCCTCATCAGTACTACGATGTCGTCAAACGTCTGTATTCTGCAGGCCCTGGAGGACAGCCTCCCAGCCCCGAAGAACGAATCCAGTCGTTGCAGAACACCTTTGCACAGCTGTTGGTATCGAACATTGCCACTCTGGACGCTATTACCACCCACCTGGCCCGTTTGATCCGCCTTACTAACGCTGGAGACGAGTACATTCTCCAGCTGTCTCAGGAACTGTCGCATTGCTTCCTGCGACCTCGGGTGGAATCTCCTGTTACGTTTGGAGACAGACACGCCTACAGACTAGTCAATGACCTACTGGTGTACCGGGACCAGATTTTTCCCGAGCTGAAGCGCAAAAACTCAGCTTTTCGATCTTCCAACTCCATCAGCAAGAAGTCCACAAAGTccgagtcacgtgattcgtCACGTGGAGGGGCAGTCCCGACCTTTTCCGACTCACCTGTTCGAAGACAGTCGCTTAAGAACAGACTGGAGGCTATCACCAAGAGTGAGcaggacgccaaggagtcGGCGGCTAATGCCGAGTCCAGTTCTGGTACTGAGTCTCCAGGTAAAGATATTCCCCCTCCTTTGCCTGACAAGCGTCCTCTGAAGGGTAAGGATAATGAAGGAGGTGCTCCCCCTGTGCCTGAGAAGGACGTCAAGGACGGAAAGGGTCCCAAGGGCAAGGTTGGCAAGATGTACGACCAGGAAAATAACACGGGTAGTTTCTCGTCCGTGTCTTCGTCGGCCATGTTCAATGtccagctggaggacgGTAAGGAGTCCATTGTTATTGATGATTAG